A region from the Tahibacter amnicola genome encodes:
- a CDS encoding fibronectin type III domain-containing protein, whose product MRKHVFASLALAIAWGAVWGGATAAGLSADKNKLTFDELDMQRVAQEDAITDNKGVAAYRFAVGHEVKINPAAHGVWETRSNGELAWRFEVETPDAAHLNFGFRPFHLPPGASLVIRAKDGTSKLAPLTSANNLSSGQWWTEVLLSNSAVLELTVPANVRDQVQLELVKVGQGYRGFGATAKHCKSGACNMDVACLANGDPWQNPRRSVGAYTVNGTDTCTGSLLNNTANDRRMIFATAGHCGVSSDSVAATVVSYWNYESATCRAPGSPESGTPVARPTTTSNGARFLARTGSTSTADFTLIEFLQAANPAHNLYWAGWDRRDQGQTCAATGGTTSTAGLCASIHHPGVDEKRITFVEVNMPITGYNTQTGTTHLHANWDPTPPILPGIQPAPGAVVPGVTEPGSSGSPLYESNQRLVGVLSGGPSACGSTGANLSDYYGRLAVAWEGGGTTTTGMKTHLDPVGGGTANTVDGLAQCTQPAAPTDIQVAAGGDNTINVSWTGVASITKYRILRSMGACPGTGYTQIAEVDNATSYSDTTVSGGSTYSYKVVSVDTAQPCESVQSSCSSATASGACTLAPTFTGAMTANSAGTAACGVNVNWSAASANCGAGGQIRYNVFRSTTPGFTPSADNAVATCVSGTSFADTGLAPATQYHYIVRSEDSTGTGGGLCGSGLQDTNTIERAVTPAGPDTNAFADDGEAGPAPWTVAGTGSVGANFSQVTTQANSGTYSWFVPDPANVSERTLTTTAPIAVPSAPGTTLEFYIRYATEARYDGTLLEYSLDGGTTWTDILGAQGSVPANANRFLSGGYNAAMQSGGVFGARTAWHGDFNTAWIRSRVDLSAFANTNALFRFRFASDTSVASTGFWVDDVRVFYGSTCTSTLPEVIFANGFEP is encoded by the coding sequence GTGCGAAAACACGTATTCGCCAGTTTGGCACTGGCAATTGCCTGGGGTGCGGTCTGGGGTGGTGCAACAGCGGCGGGCCTGTCCGCCGACAAAAACAAGCTCACGTTTGATGAGCTGGATATGCAGAGGGTCGCTCAGGAAGACGCGATCACCGATAACAAAGGCGTGGCCGCTTATCGTTTCGCGGTGGGTCACGAGGTGAAGATCAATCCGGCCGCCCATGGTGTCTGGGAAACCAGATCCAACGGCGAGCTGGCCTGGCGCTTTGAAGTTGAAACACCGGACGCCGCACACCTGAACTTCGGCTTCCGGCCGTTCCACCTGCCGCCGGGCGCGTCACTGGTGATCCGCGCCAAGGACGGCACCAGCAAACTGGCGCCGCTGACGTCGGCCAACAACCTCAGCAGCGGCCAGTGGTGGACGGAAGTCCTGCTGTCCAACTCCGCGGTGCTGGAACTCACCGTGCCTGCCAATGTGCGCGACCAGGTGCAACTGGAGCTGGTCAAGGTCGGCCAGGGGTACCGCGGTTTCGGCGCTACCGCCAAGCACTGCAAGTCCGGCGCGTGCAACATGGACGTGGCTTGCCTTGCCAACGGCGATCCGTGGCAGAACCCACGTCGCTCGGTCGGCGCGTATACCGTCAACGGCACGGATACCTGCACCGGCTCGCTGCTCAACAACACGGCCAACGACCGTCGCATGATCTTCGCCACGGCCGGTCACTGTGGCGTGAGCAGCGATTCGGTTGCCGCCACCGTCGTGAGCTACTGGAACTACGAGTCGGCCACCTGCCGCGCACCGGGTTCGCCCGAGAGCGGTACCCCGGTGGCGCGCCCGACCACCACCTCCAACGGTGCCCGCTTCCTGGCACGCACCGGTTCCACCAGCACGGCCGACTTCACCCTGATCGAGTTCCTGCAGGCGGCCAATCCGGCGCACAACCTGTACTGGGCCGGCTGGGACCGTCGCGACCAGGGCCAGACCTGCGCCGCCACCGGCGGCACCACCTCGACAGCGGGCCTGTGCGCCTCGATCCACCATCCGGGTGTGGATGAAAAGCGCATCACCTTCGTCGAAGTGAACATGCCCATCACGGGCTACAACACACAGACGGGCACCACCCACCTGCATGCCAACTGGGATCCGACACCGCCGATCCTGCCGGGTATCCAGCCGGCGCCGGGTGCGGTCGTGCCGGGCGTCACCGAGCCGGGCTCGTCGGGTTCACCGTTGTATGAGTCGAACCAGCGCCTGGTCGGCGTGCTCAGCGGCGGCCCGTCCGCCTGCGGTTCGACGGGCGCCAACCTGTCTGACTACTACGGCCGCCTGGCCGTGGCCTGGGAAGGCGGCGGCACGACCACCACCGGCATGAAGACCCACCTCGACCCCGTGGGCGGTGGCACCGCCAATACGGTCGACGGCCTGGCCCAGTGCACGCAGCCAGCCGCACCGACCGATATCCAGGTGGCCGCGGGTGGCGACAACACCATCAACGTTTCCTGGACCGGTGTTGCCAGCATCACCAAGTACCGCATCCTGCGTTCGATGGGCGCGTGCCCGGGCACCGGCTACACGCAGATCGCCGAAGTGGACAATGCCACGTCCTACAGCGACACCACCGTCTCGGGTGGTTCGACCTACAGCTACAAGGTCGTCTCGGTCGACACCGCCCAGCCGTGCGAATCGGTGCAGAGCAGCTGCTCCAGCGCAACCGCAAGCGGTGCGTGCACCCTGGCTCCCACCTTCACCGGTGCGATGACGGCCAACAGCGCCGGCACAGCCGCCTGTGGCGTGAACGTGAACTGGTCCGCGGCCTCGGCCAACTGCGGTGCGGGCGGTCAGATCCGCTACAACGTGTTCCGCTCGACCACGCCGGGATTCACGCCGTCGGCAGACAATGCCGTCGCCACCTGCGTCAGCGGCACCAGCTTCGCTGACACGGGTCTAGCGCCGGCGACGCAGTACCACTACATCGTCCGTTCCGAAGACTCCACCGGAACCGGCGGCGGTCTGTGCGGCAGCGGCCTGCAGGACACCAACACCATCGAGCGCGCCGTGACCCCCGCAGGTCCGGATACGAACGCGTTCGCCGATGATGGTGAAGCCGGCCCGGCACCCTGGACGGTCGCAGGTACCGGCTCGGTCGGTGCGAACTTCTCGCAGGTGACCACCCAGGCGAACTCGGGCACGTATTCCTGGTTCGTTCCGGATCCGGCCAATGTCAGCGAGCGGACGCTCACCACCACGGCGCCGATCGCGGTTCCGAGTGCACCGGGCACCACGCTGGAGTTCTACATCCGCTACGCCACGGAAGCGCGCTACGACGGCACCCTGCTGGAGTACTCGCTCGACGGCGGCACGACCTGGACCGACATCCTCGGTGCCCAGGGCAGCGTTCCGGCCAACGCCAACCGCTTCCTGAGCGGCGGCTACAACGCGGCGATGCAGTCCGGTGGCGTGTTCGGCGCGCGTACGGCCTGGCACGGCGATTTCAACACCGCATGGATCCGCTCGCGCGTGGATCTGTCGGCCTTCGCCAATACGAACGCGCTGTTCCGCTTCCGCTTCGCCAGCGACACCTCGGTAGCTTCTACCGGCTTCTGGGTGGATGACGTCCGTGTGTTCTACGGCAGCACCTGCACCTCGACGCTGCCGGAAGTGATCTTCGCGAACGGCTTTGAACCCTGA
- a CDS encoding helix-turn-helix domain-containing protein, whose product MIRTVDLGPFRLSLLPSAPYCVHGASPTDTVGIALERQRGVHAIASDRRVDFDTLPYTLAVTPAGMAVYSESDVGGEYLLLSLPTDARDKAAVTSTRCITTGSKPVVAAARQARRAMLAGSDATGLALVIEQLALLAQPAPTAAQRRALQIAPQILDLIEDHLALPSLTLAFLASQSQLRPLDFLRAFVARFGITPHQYVLERRIQRARRLLQHTRLPIAQIAADCGFAQQSHLGMHFRRAFGLTPDRYRQFWR is encoded by the coding sequence ATGATCCGCACCGTCGACCTCGGCCCGTTCCGCCTGTCGCTGCTGCCATCCGCGCCGTACTGCGTGCACGGCGCCAGCCCGACGGACACCGTCGGCATCGCGCTCGAACGACAGCGCGGCGTCCATGCCATCGCCAGCGACCGGCGCGTCGATTTCGATACCCTTCCCTACACGCTGGCCGTCACGCCGGCGGGAATGGCGGTGTATTCCGAGTCCGACGTCGGCGGTGAATACCTCTTGCTCAGCCTGCCGACGGATGCCCGCGACAAGGCAGCCGTCACGTCGACCCGTTGCATCACAACGGGTAGCAAGCCGGTGGTCGCCGCGGCCCGCCAGGCCCGCCGGGCGATGCTCGCCGGCAGCGACGCGACCGGCCTGGCACTGGTCATCGAACAGCTCGCGCTTCTGGCGCAGCCGGCTCCCACCGCTGCGCAGCGCCGGGCGCTGCAAATAGCACCGCAGATCCTTGATCTCATCGAAGACCACCTGGCGCTGCCGTCGCTGACGCTCGCCTTTCTGGCGTCCCAGTCGCAGCTCAGACCGCTCGACTTCCTTCGCGCCTTTGTCGCCCGGTTCGGTATCACGCCGCACCAATATGTGCTGGAGCGCCGTATCCAGCGCGCACGACGGCTTCTCCAACACACACGCCTGCCCATCGCCCAGATTGCAGCCGACTGCGGATTCGCGCAGCAGTCGCACCTCGGCATGCACTTCCGCCGCGCCTTCGGCCTCACCCCTGACCGGTACCGTCAATTCTGGCGCTGA
- a CDS encoding DEAD/DEAH box helicase produces the protein MHAASLDAFHPAVSAWFRSTFPAPTPAQCEAWEAIAGGQHTLVAAPTGSGKTLAAFLAAIDELVRQGVENPLPDETVVVYVSPLKALSNDIRVNLEAPLAGIREELARRGDPDVEIRTAVRTGDTPDSERERMRRKPPHILVTTPESLYVLLGSESGRRVLASTRSVIVDEIHALAPNKRGSHLALSLARLESLAGRPLLRIGLSATQQPIQEVARFLVGSKAIDAEGNATCRIVDRGYSRERDLAIELPDAPLEAVMSGDAWSQVYARLAALVRAHRTTLVFVNTRRMAERAARHLSEELGHERVAAHHGSLSRDHRLEVEQRLKRGDLAVLVATASLELGIDIGDVELVCQLGSPRAISTFLQRVGRSGHAVGGTPKGRLFPQSRDDLMECTALLDAVRRGELDTLQIPPQPIDVLAQQIVAEVACGDCQEDTLYALTCSAYPYRSLSRDEFDAVVRMLAEGFANRRGAREALLHRDAVNGELHARRASRLTAITSGGAIPDTADYDVVLEPASVRIGSVHEDFAVESLAGDVFQLGNASYRILRVERGRLRVEDAQGQPPSIPFWLGEAPGRTDALSTAVSRLRETLNHLLTDDATAAGRHLVEAIGLDEAAALQLADYLGRSREALGTLPTMREIVMERFFDESGGTQLVIHSPLGSRINRAWGLALRKRFCRKFNFELQAAATEDAIVLSLSTSHSFPLEDVARYLHSASVRDVLTQAVLDAPLFGVRWRWVATTSLALPRFLGGSRVAPQLQRMKSEDLLATVFPDQVACAENLVGEREIPDHPLVAQTLYDCLHEAMDLDGLVTLLRQLERGEARVIARDLPAPSPLAAEILSARPYAFLDDAPLEERRTQAVQARRWRNPESAEEIGQLDAEAIRGVVTEAWPDARDAEELHHALQMLTFLTAEEVRAQAGWPAFAEALIQRHRAAWLERPGVPSPLLVPSERIPLLRGVFGNWEPPHSRHLPAEFSGAAPEDEALTEIIRGRLSGLGPVTAASLGYPLGLPAEMVLTGLLRLENEGYVIRGRFSADHEQWCERHLLARIHRYTVARLRREIEPVEPRDFLRFLFDWQHVSPQSRLEGPDAVAAVLAQLEGFEAGAGQWEGELLPARINGYEIAWLDDLCRAGRVVWARLRAMADKSHGRGGPLRTTPISLLQRRQLPLWKLLAPPPDESAPLSSRAEAVLSHLTSHGASFFEEIQDATRLLRTEVEDALGELVATGRINADSFAGLRALLAPAAKKASPLRRRQRPSWMGVEDAGRWALVRSAPAADNSQARTEAIEHAARTLLRRYGVVFWRLTEREADWLPPWRELLRVYHRLEARGEIRGGRFVSGFTGEQFALPEAVAALRAVRKRPHDGTTVVVAGADPLNLVGAVTPGERVPAVAGSRVLYRDGIPIAIHAGGSLRVLAASPGESETELKRQLLRDPRQPPATVGALPSTRRTSARPPASPDAQLGAGRVVK, from the coding sequence ATGCACGCCGCTTCCCTCGACGCCTTCCATCCTGCCGTTTCCGCCTGGTTCCGCAGCACCTTTCCCGCGCCCACGCCGGCGCAATGCGAAGCCTGGGAGGCCATCGCCGGCGGCCAGCACACCCTGGTAGCCGCCCCCACCGGCTCGGGCAAGACCTTGGCGGCATTTCTGGCCGCCATCGACGAGCTGGTCCGCCAGGGCGTGGAGAACCCGCTGCCGGACGAGACCGTCGTCGTCTACGTTTCGCCGCTCAAGGCACTGTCCAATGACATCCGGGTGAATCTCGAGGCGCCGCTTGCCGGCATCCGCGAGGAGCTGGCACGTCGAGGCGATCCCGACGTGGAAATCCGCACCGCGGTGCGGACCGGTGATACACCCGACAGCGAACGCGAGCGCATGCGGCGCAAGCCGCCGCATATCCTTGTCACCACGCCCGAGTCGCTGTATGTGCTGCTGGGCTCCGAGTCGGGGCGCAGGGTGCTGGCCAGTACGCGCAGCGTCATCGTCGACGAAATCCATGCGCTCGCGCCGAACAAGCGCGGCAGTCACCTGGCGCTGTCGCTGGCGCGCCTGGAGTCGCTCGCCGGACGTCCGCTGCTGCGGATCGGTCTCTCCGCCACCCAGCAGCCCATCCAGGAAGTGGCCCGCTTTCTCGTCGGTAGCAAAGCGATCGATGCGGAAGGAAACGCCACGTGCCGCATTGTCGACCGCGGCTACTCGCGCGAGCGCGACCTCGCCATCGAGTTGCCGGATGCGCCACTGGAAGCGGTCATGTCTGGCGATGCGTGGAGCCAGGTGTACGCCCGCCTTGCGGCCCTCGTCCGCGCCCATCGCACGACCCTCGTGTTCGTCAATACACGACGCATGGCCGAACGTGCCGCCCGCCACCTGAGTGAGGAACTCGGGCATGAGCGCGTCGCCGCGCACCATGGCAGCCTGTCGCGCGATCACCGGCTGGAAGTGGAACAGCGCCTCAAACGCGGTGATCTTGCCGTGCTGGTGGCCACCGCGTCGCTGGAGCTGGGTATCGATATCGGCGACGTCGAACTTGTCTGCCAGCTGGGTTCACCGCGCGCGATATCCACCTTCCTGCAGCGCGTCGGGCGATCCGGTCATGCCGTGGGCGGGACACCGAAAGGTCGCCTGTTTCCGCAGTCGCGCGACGATCTCATGGAATGCACGGCGCTGCTGGATGCAGTCCGCCGCGGCGAGCTCGACACGCTGCAGATTCCGCCGCAACCGATCGATGTGCTGGCCCAGCAGATCGTGGCCGAAGTGGCCTGCGGCGACTGCCAGGAAGACACCCTGTACGCATTGACGTGCTCGGCGTATCCGTATCGCAGCCTGTCGCGTGATGAATTCGACGCCGTCGTGCGCATGCTGGCCGAAGGGTTTGCCAACCGTCGCGGCGCCCGCGAAGCGCTGCTGCACCGTGACGCCGTCAATGGCGAGCTGCATGCCCGTCGCGCATCCCGGCTGACGGCCATCACGTCCGGCGGGGCCATTCCCGATACAGCCGACTACGACGTGGTGCTCGAACCGGCCTCCGTCCGCATCGGCAGCGTGCACGAGGACTTCGCCGTGGAAAGCCTGGCGGGCGATGTGTTCCAGCTGGGCAATGCGTCCTACCGCATCCTGCGTGTGGAACGGGGACGCTTGCGCGTGGAGGACGCCCAGGGACAGCCGCCATCAATTCCGTTCTGGCTAGGCGAGGCGCCCGGCCGCACCGATGCACTCTCGACAGCGGTGTCTCGCCTGCGCGAGACGCTCAATCACCTGCTCACCGATGACGCCACGGCGGCCGGGCGGCACCTGGTCGAAGCCATTGGCCTGGACGAAGCCGCCGCCCTGCAGCTGGCCGATTACCTGGGCCGGTCACGCGAAGCGCTGGGCACCCTGCCGACGATGCGCGAGATCGTGATGGAGCGCTTCTTCGATGAATCCGGCGGTACCCAGCTGGTGATTCATTCCCCCCTGGGCAGCCGCATCAATCGCGCCTGGGGCCTGGCGCTGCGCAAGCGCTTCTGTCGCAAGTTCAATTTCGAGCTGCAAGCGGCCGCGACGGAAGACGCGATTGTGCTGTCATTGTCGACCAGCCACAGCTTTCCCCTGGAAGACGTCGCGCGCTACCTGCATTCCGCCAGCGTGCGCGATGTGCTGACTCAGGCCGTGCTGGATGCGCCCCTGTTCGGCGTGCGCTGGCGCTGGGTGGCCACCACCTCGCTGGCGCTGCCGCGTTTTCTCGGCGGATCGCGCGTCGCACCGCAACTGCAGCGGATGAAGTCCGAAGACCTGCTCGCCACGGTCTTTCCGGACCAGGTCGCCTGCGCGGAAAACCTCGTCGGCGAGCGCGAAATCCCCGACCACCCACTCGTCGCCCAGACCTTGTACGACTGTCTGCACGAGGCCATGGACCTGGACGGCCTGGTCACGCTGCTACGCCAGCTGGAGCGCGGCGAAGCCCGCGTCATCGCGCGCGACCTGCCCGCACCATCGCCACTGGCGGCGGAGATCCTGAGTGCCCGCCCCTATGCGTTCCTGGATGATGCTCCCCTGGAGGAACGCCGTACCCAGGCCGTGCAGGCAAGACGCTGGCGCAATCCCGAATCGGCCGAGGAGATCGGCCAGCTCGACGCCGAAGCGATCCGCGGCGTGGTCACCGAAGCCTGGCCAGATGCACGCGATGCCGAGGAACTGCATCACGCGCTGCAGATGCTTACCTTCCTGACGGCAGAGGAGGTACGCGCACAGGCCGGATGGCCCGCGTTCGCCGAGGCGCTGATACAGCGGCACCGCGCCGCGTGGCTGGAACGGCCGGGCGTGCCCTCGCCCCTGCTCGTCCCCAGCGAGCGCATTCCGTTGCTGCGCGGCGTCTTCGGCAACTGGGAGCCGCCGCACAGCCGCCACCTTCCTGCCGAATTCTCCGGAGCCGCCCCGGAGGACGAGGCACTGACAGAGATCATTCGCGGACGCCTTTCCGGTCTGGGCCCGGTCACTGCCGCCTCGCTCGGATATCCACTTGGACTGCCCGCCGAGATGGTCCTGACAGGGCTTCTGCGCCTGGAAAACGAGGGCTATGTCATTCGCGGCCGCTTCAGTGCCGATCACGAGCAATGGTGCGAGCGCCACCTCCTGGCCCGAATCCATCGCTACACGGTCGCACGCCTGCGCCGTGAGATCGAGCCGGTGGAGCCGCGCGACTTCCTGCGTTTCCTGTTCGACTGGCAGCATGTATCGCCGCAGTCCCGCCTGGAAGGACCCGACGCCGTCGCCGCCGTCCTGGCACAACTGGAAGGTTTCGAAGCCGGCGCCGGCCAATGGGAAGGCGAATTGCTGCCCGCACGCATCAATGGATACGAGATCGCGTGGCTTGACGACCTGTGCCGGGCTGGCCGCGTAGTCTGGGCGCGCCTGCGCGCCATGGCCGACAAGAGTCACGGCCGCGGCGGCCCCTTGCGCACCACGCCGATCAGCCTGCTGCAACGCCGCCAATTGCCCTTGTGGAAACTGCTCGCCCCACCGCCGGACGAATCAGCGCCACTCAGTTCGCGGGCCGAAGCAGTGCTGTCGCATCTGACGTCACACGGCGCTTCGTTTTTCGAAGAGATACAGGACGCCACGCGCCTGCTGCGCACGGAAGTGGAAGACGCCCTGGGTGAACTGGTCGCAACCGGCCGGATCAACGCCGACAGCTTTGCCGGGCTGCGCGCCCTGCTGGCACCGGCGGCAAAGAAGGCGTCGCCGCTGCGCCGACGGCAGCGTCCATCCTGGATGGGCGTGGAGGACGCGGGCCGCTGGGCGCTGGTGCGGTCCGCGCCGGCCGCTGACAACTCGCAAGCCCGGACGGAGGCAATTGAACATGCCGCGCGCACCCTGCTGCGCCGCTACGGCGTCGTCTTCTGGCGCCTGACCGAGCGCGAGGCCGATTGGCTGCCGCCCTGGCGCGAGCTGCTGCGCGTCTACCACCGCCTGGAAGCCCGCGGCGAAATCCGCGGCGGACGCTTCGTCTCCGGTTTCACCGGCGAGCAATTCGCCCTGCCCGAAGCAGTCGCCGCGCTGCGGGCGGTACGCAAGCGCCCGCACGACGGCACTACAGTCGTTGTCGCAGGAGCTGATCCGCTCAATCTGGTGGGGGCTGTGACGCCCGGAGAACGTGTCCCGGCCGTCGCCGGGTCACGCGTGCTCTATCGCGATGGCATTCCGATTGCCATCCATGCAGGTGGGAGTCTGCGGGTGCTGGCTGCCTCGCCCGGCGAGTCGGAAACCGAACTCAAGCGGCAGCTGCTGCGTGATCCGCGGCAGCCGCCCGCGACCGTCGGCGCGCTTCCATCCACCAGGCGGACCAGCGCCAGACCACCGGCCAGCCCGGACGCGCAGCTCGGCGCGGGACGAGTGGTCAAATAG
- a CDS encoding aspartate/glutamate racemase family protein, whose translation MRTIGLIGGMSWESTAWYYRLINERVRALRGPLCSADLLLHSVDFEPVERLQREGRWDEAGRLLAASAQRLDAAGAQAIALCTNTMHRVAGAIEEATARPFLHIADAAGAALQAAGVTTVGLLGTRFTMEQDFYAARLQRTFGIATVTPELAERQEIHRVIYEELCAGKIMASSRDAYLHILDALARRGAQAALLACTEIMMLLRDVQAPLPLFDTTSLHANACVAFALDG comes from the coding sequence ATGCGCACCATCGGACTCATTGGCGGAATGAGCTGGGAATCGACGGCCTGGTACTACCGGCTGATCAACGAACGCGTGCGGGCGCTGCGCGGTCCGCTCTGTTCAGCAGACCTGCTGCTGCACAGCGTGGATTTCGAGCCCGTGGAACGCCTGCAGCGGGAAGGGCGCTGGGACGAGGCGGGAAGGCTGCTCGCGGCATCGGCACAGCGCCTGGACGCCGCGGGTGCGCAGGCGATCGCCTTGTGCACGAACACCATGCACCGGGTCGCCGGCGCCATCGAAGAGGCGACTGCACGCCCATTCCTGCATATCGCGGATGCCGCCGGTGCCGCTCTTCAGGCGGCCGGCGTGACGACCGTGGGCCTGCTGGGCACGCGTTTCACCATGGAACAGGACTTTTACGCCGCGCGCCTGCAGCGGACCTTCGGCATCGCGACTGTCACGCCGGAACTGGCCGAGCGCCAGGAAATCCATCGCGTGATCTACGAAGAGCTCTGCGCGGGGAAGATCATGGCCTCCTCCCGTGACGCCTACCTGCACATCCTCGACGCACTGGCCCGGCGCGGTGCCCAGGCGGCGTTGCTGGCGTGTACCGAGATCATGATGCTGCTACGCGATGTGCAGGCGCCGTTGCCGCTGTTTGACACGACGTCGCTGCACGCCAATGCCTGCGTGGCATTCGCCCTGGACGGCTAG
- a CDS encoding DUF1631 domain-containing protein, which yields MTDTLTPEIARRDAPARLADRRDLPTRVAVNLQHLLGLSTTALERSVRGMLDEFERQIVRLADKALNNEQENAYFDTLYIVKRGREEFLSRFMGVIESAIARFDLPVPFKITASASPSISRNTLRLIDADDLEGAVVLDDVATKAAVRFSGELYELGHRMGVLAGSPRIYAERLPLGPACLVEGLRHAAEPLALSVEHRSLLYRAFERLVMSDLGALYQVLNRSLIEQGVLPRLHGLVAAAAGDGVESPKRPASLSPVPRPRPADAPTVPQPAPAAESARSRPMDDSRLQESLQTLRKLLKQRRQATVHWVDRVELDQALADLQQSPNTSSDIRRLGHARLKRIVTEQLRARGWDSGMRLRGEDSDLIELSSMLFEYLSRDAIEDGVTRPVLIKLHVPYTRLALHDPQLFLRRAQPARLLLNGIIEACRFGIDEVEGEVDFTLSGQIHMLVDRIAREYTGNPHLVDELLETLSMYMANQTKRTDAAERRHVAAATGRAKLTIATTQAREAVTERLAGRRPTKLLRTLIDKAWIDALALVLLRQGDASEAYRRRLAVVDELLALTDATQPAPGLLSPADLRQEIEEGLSQIGYHADDIPLVVQKFLSPEAAAQEENPSSQVELAIKLKNRARLGAEASPAEAPIITVQADDSPLNAAEEAALEKLKLVAHGTWFEFLHGAHGVKARRKMLWSSVATGTCIFTNLRGAVVAEQSLKQVARAMSRGEARILDLDNEAPVERAWAQILRELKADTPRP from the coding sequence ATGACCGATACGCTGACTCCGGAAATCGCGCGACGCGACGCTCCCGCCCGCTTGGCCGATCGGCGCGATCTCCCCACGCGCGTGGCCGTCAATCTCCAGCACCTGCTCGGATTGAGCACAACCGCACTGGAGCGTTCCGTGCGCGGCATGCTCGATGAGTTCGAGCGCCAGATCGTGCGACTGGCGGACAAGGCGCTCAACAACGAACAGGAAAATGCGTATTTTGACACTTTGTATATTGTCAAGCGTGGCCGTGAGGAATTCCTGTCGCGATTCATGGGTGTGATCGAAAGCGCCATCGCACGCTTTGACCTGCCGGTTCCGTTCAAGATCACCGCGTCTGCATCGCCATCCATCTCACGCAACACCTTGCGACTCATTGATGCCGACGACCTCGAAGGCGCCGTGGTGCTGGACGACGTCGCCACAAAGGCCGCCGTACGCTTCAGCGGCGAGCTCTACGAGCTGGGCCACCGCATGGGCGTTCTTGCCGGCTCGCCACGCATCTATGCCGAGCGCCTGCCGCTGGGCCCGGCATGCCTGGTGGAAGGGCTGCGCCACGCGGCCGAGCCACTGGCCCTGAGTGTCGAACACCGCAGCCTGCTCTACCGGGCCTTCGAACGCCTGGTCATGAGTGATCTCGGCGCGCTCTACCAGGTCCTCAATCGCAGCCTGATTGAACAGGGCGTGCTGCCGCGGCTGCATGGGCTCGTCGCGGCGGCGGCTGGTGACGGCGTGGAGTCGCCCAAACGTCCGGCCTCGCTCTCGCCCGTTCCGAGGCCCCGACCGGCCGACGCGCCGACGGTACCGCAGCCGGCGCCGGCCGCCGAGTCCGCACGCTCGCGCCCGATGGACGATTCGCGTTTGCAGGAGAGCCTGCAGACCCTGCGCAAGCTCCTCAAACAGCGACGCCAGGCGACTGTCCATTGGGTCGATCGCGTCGAGCTCGACCAGGCCCTGGCGGACCTGCAGCAGTCGCCCAATACGAGCAGCGACATCCGGCGCCTGGGTCACGCCAGGCTCAAGCGCATTGTGACCGAACAGCTGCGCGCGCGCGGCTGGGACAGCGGTATGCGCCTGCGCGGCGAAGACAGCGACCTGATTGAACTGTCGAGCATGCTGTTCGAGTACCTGTCGCGGGATGCGATCGAGGACGGCGTGACACGGCCGGTACTGATCAAGCTGCACGTTCCCTATACGCGACTGGCCCTCCATGATCCCCAGCTCTTTCTGCGCCGCGCGCAACCGGCCCGCCTGCTTCTGAACGGCATCATCGAGGCGTGTCGTTTCGGCATCGACGAGGTGGAAGGCGAAGTGGATTTTACCCTTAGTGGTCAAATCCACATGCTGGTTGATCGCATCGCCCGCGAGTACACCGGCAATCCCCATCTGGTGGACGAGCTGCTCGAAACCCTGTCGATGTACATGGCCAACCAGACCAAGCGCACCGATGCCGCGGAGCGTCGCCACGTCGCCGCCGCTACCGGCCGTGCCAAGCTCACTATCGCCACCACCCAGGCGCGGGAGGCAGTCACCGAACGATTGGCCGGGCGCCGCCCGACAAAACTCTTGCGCACGCTGATCGACAAGGCCTGGATCGATGCGCTCGCCCTGGTGCTCCTGCGCCAGGGCGACGCCAGCGAAGCGTACCGACGGCGTCTGGCCGTCGTGGACGAACTGCTCGCACTGACCGACGCGACGCAGCCGGCTCCGGGGCTCCTTTCCCCTGCCGACCTGCGCCAGGAAATCGAGGAAGGCCTCTCGCAGATCGGCTATCACGCCGACGACATCCCGCTGGTGGTGCAGAAGTTCCTTTCGCCGGAGGCGGCCGCCCAGGAAGAAAACCCCAGCTCGCAGGTGGAGCTGGCCATCAAGCTCAAGAACCGGGCACGCCTGGGCGCGGAGGCCAGCCCCGCCGAGGCCCCCATCATCACCGTGCAGGCGGACGATTCCCCCCTCAATGCCGCGGAGGAAGCCGCGCTGGAAAAGCTCAAGTTGGTCGCCCATGGCACCTGGTTTGAGTTCCTGCATGGCGCGCACGGGGTAAAGGCGCGGCGAAAGATGCTCTGGTCGTCCGTGGCCACGGGCACCTGCATCTTTACCAATCTGCGCGGTGCCGTCGTCGCCGAACAGTCGCTCAAGCAGGTGGCTCGCGCCATGAGCCGCGGCGAGGCGCGCATCCTAGACCTGGACAACGAGGCACCGGTCGAACGGGCCTGGGCACAGATTCTGCGCGAGCTGAAAGCCGACACGCCACGCCCATAG